The genomic interval CTGAACGGCGTGAGCTTGTTCAGGACCGGATGGAGGCTCGGACAGTGATAGCACTCCGAGTAGTTCTGGAAGATCAACTTCCAGTTCGCGGGGATGTCGTAGCTGATGCTGTGCGCGATCTCCAGCTCGTCCATCGTCCACGAGCCGAATCTGTCGATGAGCGGCGCGAACGCCTGCTCGAAGGGCTCGGGCTTCTTGGCGAGACTGATGAAGACGCAGCCCTCCCAGACGGCCACCGACACGGAGTTGAGTGGGTAGTCGTCTGCGCAGAACGAGTCCACTTCGTCCATGAATGGCGCACCGATGAGCGTGCCATCGAGCGCGTACGTCCAGGCGTGGTACGGGCACCGAATGGATTTCGGGAGCTGGCCCTCAGGCTCGGTGAGCAGGCGCGTCCCGCGGTGCCGGCACACGTTGTGGTGCGCCCGGAGCTCGCCCTCGGAGTCTTTGAGCACGATGACGCTCTCCGACTCGATCTCGCACAGGAAGTAGCTGCCCGGACCCGCGAGCGAACTCGCGCGTCCAGCGTAGATCCAGCGCTCGAAGAAGACGTTCCGGGTCTCGGTCTCATAGACCTCCTGACCGGTGTAGTACCTTCGCGCGAGGGTCTTCGCGCCCTGGGCGGTGCGGGTCGACATGGCGTGTCCTGAGCACGTGGGTGGTGCGGCAACCTCGCGGAAATTACCGGCCTTTCCGACGTCACAGAAGCGGCATAGACTCCGCAGCCATGTTGAGAACCACCCCGTTCCATTCGCGTACGGCACGCCTGATCCAGGCGCAGAATTGGCGCCGCTGGTCGGGGTATCTCGCGGCGAGCTCGTACGAGCTCCACCACGACCGCGAGTACTGGGCGATCCGTAATTCGGCCGCGCTGATCGACGTCTCGCCGCTCTACAAGTACCGGATCGAGGGGCCGGACGCCGAGCGACTTCTGGACCGCGTCGTGACCCGCGACGTCACCAAATGCAAGCTGCATCAGGTGCTCTATACACCCTGGTGTGACGAGGACGGAAAGGTGATGGACGACGGCACGCTGGCTCGGCTCGCCGACGACTCGTTCCGGCTCACTTCGGCCGAACCGAACCTGCGCTGGCTGCAGGACAATGCCCTCGGTATGCACGTCTCGATTCGGGACATCTCGGACGATCTGGCCGCGCTGGCGCTCCAGGGTCCCAACGCCCGTCGGATTCTGCACGACGCCGCGAATGGAGTGGCGGATGACCTGCGCTTCTTCCGACTCACGAAAGGTGAGATCGGGGGTGTGCCCGTCGAGATCACGCGAACCGGGTACACAGGTGACCTCGGCTACGAGATCTGGACCGAGCCCGCCAACGCGGAAGCGCTCTGGGATGGGCTGATCGAGGCAGGGGACGCGCATCGCATTCTCCCCGCGGGCATGCTCGCGCTCGACATCGCCCGCGTCGAGGCGGGCCTGGTTCTGATCGGCGTCGACTACGTGCCCGCGCATCGCGCGATCATCGAGGACCGGAAGTCGTCTCCCTTCGAGCTGGGACTCGGCTGGACGGTCAAGCTCGACAAAGCGGGGTTCGTCGGACGCGCTGCGCTGATCGCCGAGAAGGAGCGGGGGCCCGAGTGGGAGTTCCGGGGGCTCGACGTCAGTTGGGATTCTCTCGAAGCGCTGTACGGAGAGGTCGGCCTTCCGCCCCAGCTTCCCTCCGAGGGCTGGCGGACGAGCGTTCCGGTCTATAGCGGCAGCACGCAGGTCGGGTACGCCACGAGCGGTTGCTGGTCCCCACTGCTCAAGAAGTACATCGCGCTCGCGCACATTCAGACCAGGTACGCCGGCGTCGGCACCGACCTGCACATGGAGGTCACCGTCGAGCACTACCGGAAGAAGGCGATGGCTCGGGTGGTCGAGTCACAGTTCTTCAACCCGGAGCGGAAACGCGGCACCCCGAAGGTGGGAGGGGAGGTGTCAGGATGAGCGCGAGCCGGTACGACGCGATCATCGTCGGGGGTGGTCACAACGGCTTGGTCACCGCGGCCTACCTCGCGCGGGCGGGCAAGAAGGTGCTGGTGTTGGAGAAGCGGCACGTGCTCGGGGGCGCCGCGGTCACGGAGGAGATCTATCCGGGGTTCAAGTACTCGGTGTGCTCCTATGTGGTGAGCCTGCTGCGACCCGAGATCATCCGTGACCTCGAGTTGCCGAAGCACGGGCTGCGGATATTGCCGCTCGAGAGCACCTTCACGCCGCTTCCGAACGACGACTATCTCGTGCGTTGGGGGGATCACGATCTGACGCGGCGGGAGATCTACCGGCACTCTGCGCGGGACGCCGACGCGTACGACGACTTCGGCAAGCTGATGTATCAGCTCGCGGTGGCGGTGAAGCCGATCCTCGCCATGGTACCCCCCGATCCGACGTCGATGAGTCCCAAGGACCTCATGGGATTCCTCAGGCTCGGGAAGCACTTCCGGGGCCTCGGCCACGAGCAGTTCCACGTGCTGTACAAACTCATGACCATGAGCTCGGCGGACTATCTGGACGAGTGGTTCGAGACCGAGGCGTTGAAAGCGACGATGTCGTCGAGTGGGATCATCGGCACCTTCCTCGGGCCGCGGTCACCCGGCACCGCGTACGTGCTCCTCCACCACTACATGGGTGAGATCGACGGAGCGATGCGCGCCTGGGGCTTCCCCAAGGGTGGGACCGGTGCCGTGAGCGAGTCGATCGCGAGCGCGGCTCGATCGCACGGCGCGGAGATCATCACCGAAGCCGGGGTCGCTCACGTCACGGTGAAGAACGGTAAGGCGACGGGTGTCGTTCTGGACGACGGTAGGGAGTATGCCACCTCTGTCGTAGTCTCGGCCCTGGACCCGAAGCGCACGTTCCTGGGCCTAGTCGACGCGAGACACCTGCCCGACGACTTCGTTCGCGACATCGAGCGCTTCAAGATTCGCGGCTCTTCCGGCAAAGTGAACCTGTCGCTCAGCGAGCTCCCGAACTTCACGTGCAAGCCGGGCGTGGGCCCGCTGCACAAGGGCGCGATCTCGATCAGCCCGAGCGTCGACTATCTGGAGCGCGCGTACGACGAGGCCAAGTACGGTGACTTCTCCAGCCGTCCGTACATGGACATCATCATCCCCTCCATGATCGACGCTGGCATGGCGCCTCCGGGCAAGCACGTCATGTCGATCTTCGTGCAGTACGCGCCGTCGGATCTGCGCGGCGGTTGGGACGAGACCAAGCGTGAGGCATTCGGAGACGCGGTCGTCGACACGCTCGCCCAGTACGCCCCCAACCTCCCGGACGCGATTCTGCACCGGCAGGTGCTGACGCCCTGGGACATCGATCGGGACATGGGGCTCACGGACGGCAATATCTTTCACGGCGAGCTCTCGCTGCATCAGCTCTTTTGCATGCGGCCCACGGTCGGGTACGCCGACTACACCACCCCGCTGCGGGGCTATTACCAGGCCGGCTCCGGGACCCACCCCGGCGGAGGAGTAACGGGGGCCTCCGGGCGCTTGGCCGCGCTCAAGATTCTGAAGGACGCACCCCGATGAGCGTCTCTTACGACACCGTCGTCATCGGGGCGGGGCACAACGGCCTCGTCACGGCCGCGTACCTGGCGAGGGCTGGTCACAAAGTGCTCGTGCTGGAGCAGCGCGACGTGGTCGGGGGCGCCGCCTCGACCGAAGAGGTATTCCCGGGCTTCAAGGTCGACACGGGCGCTCACCGGATCGGCGGACTCAGTACCGCGGTCGTGAGCGATCTGGGATTGGCCCGCCACGGGCTCGAGCTGCTCGACGCGGACGCCAGCGCGTTCGTTCCCGTGGTCGATGGAACGCCGCTCACGCTCTGGCGCGACTCCCGCAGGACGGCCGAGGCGATCCGGGAGATCTCGACCGCGGATGCCGACGCGTGGCTCCCGTTCACCGAGCTGATAGGGAAGGCTGCCGGCTTCCTGGAAGCGGCGTGGACGTCGACTCCACCGGATGTGACCGGTAACGACCTCGGGGACCTGATCGCCTCGGCGAAGCTCGGGATGAAGCTGCGCAAGCTCGGCAAGAGGGACATGGTCGAGGTCATGCGGATTCTGCCGATGTCCGTGTACGAGCTGCTCGGGGACTGGTTCGAGAGCGACCTCGTGAAGGGAGCCGTGGCCGCGTCCGCCGTGAGTGGCCTCTGCCAGGGTCCGATGGCTGGCGGGACCGTGTACACGCTGCTGCATCATCACGTCGGCGCGGGCGTGGGGGTCATCCGTCCGACACGGCGCGTGAGGGGCGGAATCGGGCGACTGAGTGAAGCGCTCGTGGCTGCTTGCGAGGAGTCAGGGGCAGAGGTTCGGACGGGCACAGCCGTCGAGCGCATCATCGTCGAGGGTGGACAGGCTGTGGGCGTGGTCGTCGGCGGCGCGGAAATTCGTGCCCTGCGTATCGTCTCGAGCGCCGATCCGCGTCGCACGTTCTTCGAGCTCTTGGAGCCCAGTGAGATGGCGCCGGAGTTCGCTCGCAAGGTGAGCAACATCCGCTACCGAGGCGTGTGCGCCAAGGTGCATCTCGCGCTGAGCGGTTTGCCGGACTTCACGTGCCAGCCCGGCGCGGGGGACCACCTGAAGGGTGTGGTTTCTATCAGCCCGAGCCTGGAGTACCTCGAGCGGGCATATGATGCGGCCAAG from Gemmatimonadota bacterium carries:
- a CDS encoding aromatic ring-hydroxylating dioxygenase subunit alpha produces the protein MSTRTAQGAKTLARRYYTGQEVYETETRNVFFERWIYAGRASSLAGPGSYFLCEIESESVIVLKDSEGELRAHHNVCRHRGTRLLTEPEGQLPKSIRCPYHAWTYALDGTLIGAPFMDEVDSFCADDYPLNSVSVAVWEGCVFISLAKKPEPFEQAFAPLIDRFGSWTMDELEIAHSISYDIPANWKLIFQNYSECYHCPSLHPVLNKLTPFRNSSNDLVEGPFLGGPMRMSIDGGSMTMSGQTCAPSLGNLDGEALNCVQYYTVYPNMLLSLFPDYVLIHRIERLAPDQSRVICDWLFHPEAMAAPGFDPSGAIDFWSMTNEQDWGVSGLAQKGISSQAYTPGPYSELESMVAAWDREYLRSIA
- a CDS encoding aminomethyl transferase family protein codes for the protein MLRTTPFHSRTARLIQAQNWRRWSGYLAASSYELHHDREYWAIRNSAALIDVSPLYKYRIEGPDAERLLDRVVTRDVTKCKLHQVLYTPWCDEDGKVMDDGTLARLADDSFRLTSAEPNLRWLQDNALGMHVSIRDISDDLAALALQGPNARRILHDAANGVADDLRFFRLTKGEIGGVPVEITRTGYTGDLGYEIWTEPANAEALWDGLIEAGDAHRILPAGMLALDIARVEAGLVLIGVDYVPAHRAIIEDRKSSPFELGLGWTVKLDKAGFVGRAALIAEKERGPEWEFRGLDVSWDSLEALYGEVGLPPQLPSEGWRTSVPVYSGSTQVGYATSGCWSPLLKKYIALAHIQTRYAGVGTDLHMEVTVEHYRKKAMARVVESQFFNPERKRGTPKVGGEVSG
- a CDS encoding NAD(P)/FAD-dependent oxidoreductase gives rise to the protein MSASRYDAIIVGGGHNGLVTAAYLARAGKKVLVLEKRHVLGGAAVTEEIYPGFKYSVCSYVVSLLRPEIIRDLELPKHGLRILPLESTFTPLPNDDYLVRWGDHDLTRREIYRHSARDADAYDDFGKLMYQLAVAVKPILAMVPPDPTSMSPKDLMGFLRLGKHFRGLGHEQFHVLYKLMTMSSADYLDEWFETEALKATMSSSGIIGTFLGPRSPGTAYVLLHHYMGEIDGAMRAWGFPKGGTGAVSESIASAARSHGAEIITEAGVAHVTVKNGKATGVVLDDGREYATSVVVSALDPKRTFLGLVDARHLPDDFVRDIERFKIRGSSGKVNLSLSELPNFTCKPGVGPLHKGAISISPSVDYLERAYDEAKYGDFSSRPYMDIIIPSMIDAGMAPPGKHVMSIFVQYAPSDLRGGWDETKREAFGDAVVDTLAQYAPNLPDAILHRQVLTPWDIDRDMGLTDGNIFHGELSLHQLFCMRPTVGYADYTTPLRGYYQAGSGTHPGGGVTGASGRLAALKILKDAPR
- a CDS encoding NAD(P)/FAD-dependent oxidoreductase, translated to MSVSYDTVVIGAGHNGLVTAAYLARAGHKVLVLEQRDVVGGAASTEEVFPGFKVDTGAHRIGGLSTAVVSDLGLARHGLELLDADASAFVPVVDGTPLTLWRDSRRTAEAIREISTADADAWLPFTELIGKAAGFLEAAWTSTPPDVTGNDLGDLIASAKLGMKLRKLGKRDMVEVMRILPMSVYELLGDWFESDLVKGAVAASAVSGLCQGPMAGGTVYTLLHHHVGAGVGVIRPTRRVRGGIGRLSEALVAACEESGAEVRTGTAVERIIVEGGQAVGVVVGGAEIRALRIVSSADPRRTFFELLEPSEMAPEFARKVSNIRYRGVCAKVHLALSGLPDFTCQPGAGDHLKGVVSISPSLEYLERAYDAAKYGRVSERPYLEVSIPSLSDPSVAPDGKHLVSIVFQYAPYALREGAWDAAAGAKLGDLAVETLAEYAPNLHSLVEARHVMTPLDLERAFGLSEGNIYHGEMTLDQLLFMRPVPGASRYRAPIARLYLCGAGTHPGGGVTGVPGFNAAREILKD